A window from Pseudobutyrivibrio ruminis HUN009 encodes these proteins:
- a CDS encoding plasmid mobilization protein: MRKRNHAVYIRMTTDEFEKLQSKVKQSGLSMQAYIIHAALEGKVSTIEEINILRERSNHLEDIDRQLRGIGTNVNQLAYVANGQGVIPSAIKLAEISHEVTSFRNEVRKNWQLTRQSIHQQRVMEP, from the coding sequence ATGCGAAAGCGAAATCATGCAGTTTACATCCGCATGACTACTGATGAGTTTGAAAAGCTTCAAAGTAAAGTGAAACAATCAGGTCTATCAATGCAAGCATACATCATTCATGCAGCCTTAGAAGGCAAAGTATCTACTATTGAAGAAATCAATATTCTTCGTGAGCGTAGCAATCATTTAGAAGATATAGACAGGCAATTACGAGGAATAGGAACCAATGTAAATCAATTGGCTTATGTTGCCAATGGTCAAGGAGTTATACCATCTGCAATCAAATTAGCGGAGATATCACATGAGGTAACAAGCTTTAGAAATGAGGTGAGAAAGAATTGGCAATTAACAAGACAGTCAATTCATCAACAAAGAGTCATGGAGCCATGA